The sequence ACCCCGAGGACACGGTGCAGCACGCCGTGGTCGGCGACGTCCCGGACCACGTCTGGGCCTCCGATGCGAAGGTCCGCGACGTCATGGGTGGCCTGCTCGGCGGACTGGACTGGGGCCGCACCGTGGGTACCCTCTCCGGCGGTCAGCGCCGGCGCACCGCCCTGGCCCGGCTGCTCGCCGGCAGCGACGACCTGATCTTCCTGGACGAACCCACCAACCACCTCGACGTGGAGGGCGTGGCCTGGCTGGCCGAACACCTCAAGACCCGCTGGCGCGCCACGGACGGCGGACTGCTCGTGGTCACCCACGATCGCTGGTTCCTCGACGAGGTCTGCACCCGCACGTGGGAAGTCCATGACGCCACGGTGGAACCCTTCGACGGCGGCTACGCGGCCTGGATGCTCGCCCGCGTGGAGCGCGACCGCGCCGCGTCCGTGATCGAAGGCAAGCGTCAGCAACTGGTGAAGAAGGAACTGGCCTGGCTGCGCCGCGGCGCCCCGGCCCGCACCGCCAAGCCCAAGTTCCGCATCGAGGCAGCCAACGCCGTCATCGCGGACGTCCCCGAGCCCCGGGACTCCGTCTCCCTCTCCAAGATGGCCACCGCCCGGTTGGGCAAGGACGTCCTGGACCTGGAGGACGTCACCTACTCGGTCCCAGTGCCCGACGGCGGCGGGAGCCGCACGCTGTTCGACGACGTCACGCTGCGGTTGGCCCCCGGCGAGCGGGTGGGGATCGTGGGCGTCAACGGCGCCGGCAAGTCCACCCTGATGCGCCTGCTCGACGGCCAGCTCACCCCGGACTCCGGCCGGATCCGGCGCGGCAAGACCGTGCAGACAGCCATCCTCACCCAGGACGTCACGGAACTCGACGAGGTGCGGCACCTGCGCGTGGCCGAGGTCATGTCCCAGGAGGGCAACTCCTTCCAGGTGGGCGGCAAGGACCTGTCCCCGGGGCAGCTGCTGGAGCAGCTCGGCTTCGGCACCTCCCGCCAGTGGACGCCGGTGGCGGACCTCTCCGGCGGTGAGCGCCGCCGGCTGCAGCTGCTGCGCCTGATGGTCGGCTCCCCGAACGTGCTCATGCTGGACGAGCCGACCAACGACCTGGACACGGACACCCTGGCGGCAGTGGAAGACATGCTGGACGGCTGGCCCGGCACCCTGGTCGTGGTGTCTCACGACCGCTACCTGCTCGAACGCGTCACCGACCACCAGCTGGCCCTGCTCGGCGACGGTCAGATCCGTGACCTGCCCGGGGGTGTGGAGCAGTACCTGCAGCTGCGCGCGGCCCAGGAGTCCGGCGGGACCGGTTTCGGCGGGACCGGCACCGGCGCTGCCGGTTCGGGGGCCGGCGTCGGGAAGGCCGGTGGGGGAGATGCCGAGCAGAGCGGCGTCAGCGAGGCTGAGAAACGGGCCGCCCGCAAGGAGGCCGCCAAGCTGGAGAAGCAGCTGGCCAGGATGACGCAGGAGGAGGCCGCGCTGCACGAGCGGATGGCCACCCTGTCCGCGGCCGGCGACCTCGGCGCCCTGGCCGAGGCCAACGCCCAACTGCAGGAACTGCACGAGCGCAAGGACGAGGCCGAGATGGCCTGGCTCGAGGCCGGCGAGGTCGCCGAGGGCTAGGCGCCTATCCCTCCATCGTCATGGTGGTCCACGGCATCCGGTTGGTCATCGACGTGGGCTCGTCCTGACCCTGCCAGCGCGTGGTGTTGATGGTGGGGAAGGCGCCGTTGAACCACGCCAGCGGCGCGTAGTACATCATCTCGGCGGCGCGGTCCTGCAGGGCCGTCAACGCCACACCGCGCTCGGCCTGGACGGAGGTCGCCAGGGCCTCGGCAGCGGCGGCGTCGATCTCGGGGTCACACAGGCCGGAGGGATTGGCCGCGGCCGCCTTCTGGTCGTTGCACTCGTACCAGCGCACGATCCCGATGCTGGGGTCCGCCCCGACGGTCGAGCGGAGGAACGCCAGGTCGAACTCGCTCTCCGTGTAGACCTTCTCGGTGAAGACCGCGCCTGAGGTGCCCTGCATCTCGATGCCGATGCCGACCTCCTCCAGCATGGACTCGGCCATCTCCACGGTGGCGGCCACGTCCGAGAGCTCGTTGATGTACCGGACGTTCAGGGTGAACCGCATCCCGTCCGCCCCGCGCTCGAACCCGGCCTCGTCCAGGGTCTCGTTGATGGCGTCCACGTCCCGCGGGAAGTCTTGCGAGAAGTCCACGTTGGGGCTCACGGCCCACTCCAAGGCTTCGGGGAAGAACCCGTTGGCCGGCGTGCCGATGCCGCTCAGGGCGGTGTCCACGATCGCCTCGCGGTCCAGGGCGGCGAAGACGGCGGCCCGCACCGCCGGATCCTCCAGGTACTCGCTCTGCGCGTTGAACATGACGGTCACGAGCTGCGGGAAGTTGCTCTCCTCCAGCAGCAGCGTGGTGGGGTCATCCGAGACGCGGCCCTGCTGCGAGACGTCCACGGAGGCCTGGTCCACCTCACCGGCGAACAGGGCCTCGGCCCGGGCATTCGGGTCCGTCATGATCGGGTAGACGGCCCGGTCCACCTGGACCTCGCCGCCCCAGTAGTCCGGGTTGGCGGTCAGGGTCACCTGTTCCCCGGAGCTGTAGGAGTCGAACACCATGGGCCCGGTGCCGATCGGCTCCATGTTCGCCTGGTTCGTCACGTAGTCGGTGCCTTCGTAGATGTGCTTCGGGACCATGAACTGGGAGGCCACCGTCTCCAGCAGGGGGCCGAACGGTTCGCTCAGGTGCAGAACCACGGTGTGCTCGTCCACCACCTCCGCCGATTCCAGCCGCTCGCCGATCTGCGCCCCGAAGGACTGCAGGGGCACGATCTCCTCGAAGTTGAAGGCCACGTCCTCCGCGGTGAAGGGCTCGCCGTCATGCCACGTGACGCCCTCGCGCAGGACCAGGGTCAGGTCCAGGCCGTCGTCGCTGAGTTCCCAGGACTCCGCCAGCCCGGGAGTCATCTCGTAGTCCTGGGAGAGGAAGATCAAGGGGTCCAGGATCTGGGCGCTGAACATGGACGGGGTGGCGCCGCTGATCAGTTGGGCGTTCAGACCCATCGGATCGTCGGCGATGGCCTGGACGTAGACGCGTTCCCCGCCCTCGGCCGCGTTGCCGCCTCCGCCGCCGGCGGTGCCTCCGGTGCACGCGGTCAGAGCCAGGGCCCCGGCGGCGAGCACGGCCAGCAGGCCGGTGGTTCGTTTCTGTGGTGTGCGCATGGGTGGTGCCTTTCAACGGTGAGGTGCAGGGTTGCGTGCAGGTGCAGGTGCAGGTGCAGGTGCAGGTGCAGGGTGGATGCTGGCCGTGCCTCAGGGCAGGGCCGGAGACGCCGCGAGCAGTTCGCGGGTGTAGGGGTGGGAGGGATTGGCGAAGATCTCGTCCTTCGGGCCGTGCTCCAGGATCCGTCCGTGGCGCATGACGTACACGTGGTCGGCGACCTTCTGCACCACCGGCAGGTCGTGGGTGATGAAGACGTAGCCGACGCCGAGCCGGTCCTTCAGGTCCGCCATCACGGCCAGCACGCCGGCCTTCACGGAGGCGTCGAGGGCGGAGACGGCCTCGTCGGCCACGATGATGCGGGGGTCCAGGGCGATGGCGCGCGCGATCAGCACCCGCTGCCGCTGTCCGCCGGAGAGCTCGTGGGGGAACCGGTCCATGAAGGCCGCCGCGGGCTCCATGCCCACCAGCTCGAGGACCTCGGTGACCCGGTGGCGGGTCTCGGCGGACCCCCGGGCCATCCCGTGGAGCCGGATGACCTCGCCAATCGCCTGCGCCACCCGCTTGCGGGGGTTCAGGGACCCTGCGGGGTCCTGCAGCACCGCCTGGACGCTGCGCCGGTACGCCCGGCGCTCGGTGCGGTCCATGGAGCCGACCTCGCGTCCGTCCAGCTGGATGGACCCCTCGGAGGGATCGAGCAGGTCCAGCAGGAGGCGGGCCAAGGTGGACTTGCCGGAGCCGGATTCACCCACGATCGCCACGAACTCGCCGGGTCTGGCCTGCAGGGTGGCGTTCTGCACTGCGTGGACGGGCGCCGATGAGCGGCGGGAGCGGAACGTCTTGGAGACGTCGATGGCCTCAAGCAACATGGGACGGCTCCTCGGCGAACCGCTGGCGCAGGGCCAGGGGAATGGAATACAGGTCGGTGTCCTGGTCGGTGAGGCTGCGGACACTGCGCAGCAGGGCCTGGGTGTACTCGTGCCGGGGCTCGGCGAGGACTTGGGCGGTGGGGCCCTCCTCCACGATCCGGCCCGCGTACATGACGTAGACCCGGTCGGTCATCCCCGCCACCACCGCGAGGTCGTGGGAGATGAGCATGAGGGAGGTCCCCAGCTCGGCCACGGTCTCATCCAGGGTGCGCAGCACGTGCTGTTGCACGGTGGCGTCCAGGGCCGTGGTCGGCTCATCGGCCAGGACCAGGGACGGCTCCTTGGCGATGGCGATGGCGATCAGCACTCGCTGACGCATGCCGCCGGAGAGCTCGTGCGGGAAGGACGCGGCGACCTGTTCGGCGTCCGGTAGCCCGGCCTGCCGCAGGAACCGGAACACGGCCCGATCCCGCGCCGTGCGGTCGCCTCCCGCCCCGGAGCGCACCAGCCGCCGGTCGGGAATCGACTCGGCCACCTGCCGCCCCACCCGCATCGTGGGATTCAGGAACGTCAGCGGGTCCTGGAAGATCATGCCCACGGTCTTGCGGCGCACCTCGTTCCAGGTCCGGGCCGGGGCCCCGACCATCTCCTGGCCGCGGATACGGATGGATCCGCTCACCCGCACCCGGGGGGAGGTGGGCAGCAGGCCGGCGATGGACCGGCCGGTGACGGACTTGCCGGAGCCGGACTCGCCGACCAGGCCGACGCGCTCGCCATCGTGGACCACCAGGTCCACCGACTTCACCGCCTCCACCTCGCTGCGTTCTCCGGTCGGCAGCACCACATTCAGGCCGGTGAGCTCGATCAGCGGGGTCCCCGCGACTGGTTGGTTCACTGCGGTGGTCATTTCACCCTCCCGACGGTGGGGTTGTAGGCGTCATTGAGGGCGTCGCCGAGCATGTTGACGGCGAGCACCACCAGGAAGATGCACAGGCCCGGGGCCACGGCCAGCCACCAGCCGTCCCGCATATACGCCTGGGCGGAGTTCAGCAGGGCACCCCACGAGGGGTGGGACGGGTCACCGATGCCCAGGTAGGCCAGGCCCGATTCGATGAGGATGGCCCGGCCCACCGTCATGGACGTGGCCACCAGCACGGGCGGCAGGGCGTTGGGCAGCACATCGGACCAGATGATGCGCACGGACCGGAACCCGGCGGCGCGGGCGGACTCCACGTAGCCCAGCTGGGAGATGCGCATGGCCTCGGCCCGCACGATCCTGGCCACCGCCGGCCACATGGTGATGGAGAGGATGGCCACGATGATGAAGACGTTGGCCCCCAGCAGCGCCGCCGCCACCAGGGCCAGCACGATCCCGGGCAGCACCTGGAAGAACTCGGCCAGCTTGACCATCAGGGTGTCCATCCAGCCGCCGTGGTAACCGGCGAGTCCGCCGACGACCAGACCGATGGTCATGCAGAGCACCGCCACGGTGAAGCCCACCAGGAGGGAGATCTGGCCGCCGTTGACCACCCGGGCCAGGTAGTCCCGTCCCAGGTGATCGGTGCCCAGTGGGTGGGCGGCGCTGGGAGCGAGCAGTTCGGCGTTCCCGGTCGCGGAGGGATCGCCCACCAGGAGCGGACCGAGGGCCGCGATGAGGACGAACAGCCCCAACAGGGGCAGGAACACCAGCGTGCTGGGCTTGCGCAGGAACACGCGCCAGGGGGACCGTTCGGTGCCTGGGGGACGACGCCGGCCGGCGGCTCCGGCGGGGGCGTCCGGCCGTGCCGGTGGCGGGGATCCGGCGCCGTCGGGTGGCGCTGGGGTGTCAGTCTCCGGTGGGGGGACCATGTGGGTTTCCTGCTGGGTCATGCCGCTACCTCGTCACTCTGCCGGTCCTGCCGGCCCTCGGGCGGCAGGGTGCGTTGGGGGGAGAACTGGGCTCGCAACCGTGGATCGACCAGCCCGTACACCACATCCGTGAGGATGTTGACGAGGATGATCACCACGGTCAGGACGATCACCACGCCCAGGATGACCATGTTGTTCTGGCGGTTGATGGCGTCGATGAACAGCAGGCCCATCCCGGGCCAGCCGAACACGCGCTCCACCAGCACGGATCCGGCCAGGATGTAGCCGAGGCTGTAGCCGGAGACCGTGACCATGGGCAACAGGGCGTTGGGCAGGGCGTGGCGCCAGAGCAGGTGGGACGAGGAGAGACCCTTGGAGCGGGCCGTGTCCACGAAGTCCTGGCCGAGGGACTCGATCATGGACGAGCGCATGATGCGGGTCTTGTACGCCAGCTCGCTGGTGGCCATGGTGATCACGGGCAGGACCAGGTACTCGAACCCGATGCCCGGCTGCCCGTAGGGGCTCTTGCCCTGGGTGGGGAACCAGCCCAGCCAGATCGAGAAGACCATGATCAGCAGCATGCCGAACCAGAAGTTGGGGACGGAGAACAGCGCGACGGCGCCGCCGGAGATGCCGCCGTCCAGCCACCGCTTCCGGGTCCGGGCGGCGATCGAGCCGAGGATGATGCCGCCGATGGTGGAGATCAGGAAGGCGGGGACCGCCAGGGCCAGGGTGTTCCCGGCCCGGCTGAGGATCAAATCCAGCACCGGTTCGTTGTTCGTGCCGAAGGAGAACCCGAGGTTTCCGGTGAAGACGTTGCCGAGGTAGAGCACATACCGCTCCCAGACCGGCTTGTCCAGGCCGTAGGCGGCGGTGATCTGTGCCCGGAAAGCCTCGGAGAGGGGGACGTCCCCGACCAGCGTCTGGATGGGATCCCCCGGGGCCATCTCCAGCAGGAAGAACAGCACCGTGATCACGGCGATGAACAGGATGAGGGAAGACAACAACAATCTGCCGTAGTGAAACAATCGGGCCTTCACCGGCACCTCCTCGGCGGTGGGGGGGGGATCCGGCCAGGAGGCGGGTGCGAGTGCACCGGGGTCCGTGACCTCGGCGGTGAGGCCGGGGAGGTGGACCGGGACCGTCCGGACCGGGTTTCCCCACAGTCTGCTGGGGCTGTGATGTGGACCACAGGGTGCCTTCCACGCGTTGGAAGGGGCGATGCAAGGTACCTGACAGCGGGGCCGGCGTCGTCAGCCGAGGCCGGCCTGGCTCCGGTTGAAGGCGATGGTGCGGGGATCCAGGACGGGGCGCTCGGAGCGAGCCCGGGCGATGCGGCGGGCGGTCGCGAGGACCAGGTCCGGCAGCCCATGGGGTTCCGGGTTCCGGTGTGCGTAGATGGCGCCCACGGCCACGTCGACCCGGCCCAGGGCATCGGGAACCGGGGCCGCGATGGAGCCGGCCCCGGCGGCCACTGCGCCGTCCAATCGGAGGATGCCATCGCGCTGGGCCGCGTCCATGATCTCGTGCAGCTCCTCAGACCGGGTCTTCGTGAACCGGGTGTACCGCTTGAGGGGCGTGGCCAGGTACTCGTCCTGCTCCTGCCGGCTGGAGAAGGCCAGCAGAACCAGCCCGGTGGCCGTGACATGGAGGGGGAGCCGGCCGCCCATGCGGTTCTGCCCCGTGTAGTTGGGATGGGCCCTCAGGGCCTCGAGATACATGACGTCCTGGCCCTCCCGCACCGAGAGGTTGACGGTGAGTCCGGTCCGGCGCTGCAGGTCCACCAGGTGCGGCAGGGCCAGCTCACGGATGCGCAGGTCCTCCGTGGAGGCGCTCGCCAATTCCAGGATCTTGCGGCTGAGGCAGTACCGTCCCTCCTCGTCCAGGTCCAGGCCGCCCCATTCCCGCACCTCGTGGGCGAGGCGGTGGGTGGTGGTCAGGCTCAGGTCGGCACGGCGGGCGATCTCGGAGAGCGTCAGCGGTTCACCCCGGTGAGCGAACGCGTCCAGCAGGGACAGGACGCGGGCGGCAGCCGTGCGCTTCGGGTGTCCGGGCGCGGTGTCGCGGAGCCTCTCGCGCACACTCTGGATGTCGACGGGTGGGTTCTGGGTCATCTCGGTCAGTCCTCCGGTGCCACCCGGTTGTGGTGCGCCGTCAACGGGACCGGATCGGCGGATGCCGGAGGCCGGGAGAACAGTGGCGAGCGCGAGGCAGGGCTCGGGGGCGCGGGACGCACCGGTGGTGGGTGTGGCCAAGGTTAGGAGCCGACGTCGTGCCTACCGGCCGGTTTCCGCCGGATGAAAGCCAGAAGCCAGAAGCCGGAGGGCAGGGAGCTGACCGGTGCGGACCGGTGTGGACCGTCAGGACGTGCTGGAGCCGGCCTGGCCCGCGCTCGGGGCCACCGTGCCGCCACCGTCCACGGGGAGGACCTGGCCGGTGATCCACCGGGCGGCGGGGGTGCACAGGAAATGCGCGGCGGAGGCGATGTCCCAGACGTTGCCCTCGGTGTGCAAGGCCACGCTGCCGGCCCTCAGCTCGCGGCGTTCCTGGGTCATGCCGCGGGCAGCGAAGGCGCCCCAGATCATTCCGACCCTGATGCAGTTCACGCGGATGCCCCGCGGGGCCAGTGTGGCGGCCGCTCCGACGCAGAGCTTCTCGAGGGCCGTCTTGGCCAGGGTGTAGGGCAGTCCAGGGCCGCGGCCCTCCACCGCTCCGGAGGACACGTGGATGATGGCCCCGCCGGAAGCCATGTGCGGCTGCACGGCGCGCATCAGCAGCAACGCGGTGCCCAGGTTGACGTCGAAGGCCCGCTGGTAGTCCTCCAGGGAGGTCTCGAAGATGCCGGTGATGCCGCCGCCGCCCACGGAGTTGCCCACTACGTCGATGGACCCGTACTCGGCCAGCACCCGGTCCACGGTGGCCAGGACATCGGACTCATCGGTGAGGTCAACGGCGAAGCGGCTGGCCTGGCCCCCGGCTTCCCGGACGGCGTCCACGGTCCGCTGCGCCGCCTCCTGGTCCCGGTCCAGCACCGCGATGCGGGCACCGGCCCGGGAGAAGAGCCACGCCATGGCGAAACCGACGCCGCCCTCGGGCCCGCTCAGGCCGCCGCCGGCGACGACGGCGGTCTTGCCGGCGAGCCAGGGGGTGTGCTCGGCCTGGGCGATCTCATCCTGGACGGCTGCGGACCAGGCATGGGTTTGAGTGCTGGAGCTGGTGCCCGGGCTGGTGTTGGCGCTGGAAGCGGTGGTGGTCACGGCGGAATGCTCCTGGGTTCGGGATGGGTGGGTGTGTTCGGGGTGCGAGCGAGGTGAACGGGGGTGTGGGCTCGGTGGCAGCGTGGTTCAGTGCACCGGGAAGGACTGTCCCGACCAGGTGCTGAACACCCGGACCACCATGGAGATGGCCGCGTTGGGTGAGCCGGCCACCACGATCGGCAGGGAGGCCGGCGTGGCGTCGGTGACGGCCGGGTGGAAGTGGTCCGGGGCGAAGGGTCCGAAGGGGCGGTCACTCAGGCCCTTGCCCGCGGCGGCCAGATCGCCCTCGGTGTGCCCGGCCTGCTCGACCAGCCACTGGCGGACGTCCTGCTTCGACAGGCCCTCATCGTGGAGGGCCCGGGCGTGCGCCGGATTCAGGACGAGGACGGCCGAACTGCTACGGAAGATCCAGGGGCCCATCCGTTGCAGGGTGTCCGCGATGTCCCGCAGGAGCTCCCCGGCACTGCGGAAGGACCGGTTGTCGATGAACTCGCTGGTCCGGGTCAGGACCACGCTGACGGCATCCTCCCCGGCCGGCACCCCCGTCTCGGCGCTGTGTGGGACCCAGGGGCTGGACTCCTCGTCCTCACCCACGCAGTGGAACCAGCGGCCCGGGACCCCCTGGGTCGCCTGTTCCAGTTGCTGCGGAATCACGCCGAAACCGTTGCGCACGGTCAGGCCCAGGGCGCGCGGGATGGTCATGTTCGCCCGGAACCCCGGACCGAACACCCCGCCGGTGGAGTTGACGCCCAGGCGGTGGCGGATCGGACCGTTGACGATCACCAGGGGGGCCGGCCCGCTGGTGGACTGCCAGCCGCCACCCCGGGCGGCCCGTTCATGGGACAGGGCCTCCCAGGAGGTCAGCACGACGGGCAGGTACTCCGGACGGCACCCGGCCATGGCGGCGTGCAGGGCGATGTCCCGCACGGTGGCGTGGCGGTCCAGCTGGGGCAGGCCAGCCAGGATCTCGTCCGGGTCTCGGTCGGTGTGGAGCAGGAACTCCTCGACCACCTCCTGCGTGGCCGGCAGCACGGGCAGGCCGTCCGACCACCCGCGGTCGAACAGGTACTCGGCCATGGCGCGGGCGGCGGTGGGATCCAGCCGAGGCTCCGGGACTGTGGTGCCCGCCTGGTCCGTGTGCCCCTCCAGGTCCGGGCTCATGCGGCCGGGCCGAGGAAGTGGCCGCGCACCCGGGACGCCAGCGCCTGGCCGCGTTCGGCGAGGTCTCCGTCCGTCAGATTGGCGATCGGATGCGGCATGAGGAGCACGGGGAAGTCCGGCCGCCCCTTGAGCCCGGCCATGGCACGTGACGTGACCTCGAAAGCCTCCGTGCACAGGACCGCCACGGGCACTCCCCGCTCTTCCAACGCGATGCCGTCAGCCACCGCGGCGGCGCTGCAGGAGCCGCAGTCACCGACCCCGATCACCACCACATCGCAGTCACGGATGAGGCCGTCCACCACGTCCTCGGCCAGGGGCATGGCGAACTCCTGCTTCGTCATCCGGACCAGGTCGACGTGGTCTGTCTCCGTCAGGACGGTGCCCAGGGCATCCAGGAGTGCAGCGGCGTTACGCTTCGTGTTCTCCAGCAGGCCCATCCGTTTTCCCCGGAGGGAGCCCACTCGAGGCGCCGCGGCCGCCTGCGTGGTGGCAACCGGCCCGCCGGGCCGGCTTCTACTGTTGATACTGCTGATGGTGGGGTCAAGGATCCCGGCCGTCATGGCTTCCTCCATCCTTGCGGCAGCTGCCGCAGTCTCGTCTGGCCACTATGACCGGAGCGGAGGCTCTCGGTGAGGTGGATTCCAAGCGATGGAAGAGCTGCGTGTGCCACCGTCGTCTGCGCAGGTCCGGACACTGTGGAAGAATATGTTGCTGGTCCCCGCGATGGGTCATCGCCGGCCGGTCCGCCCTGGTGTAATGGCAGCACGCCAGCCTTTGGAGCTGTGCAGTATAGGTTCGAATCCTATGGGCGGAACCACTCGTCGCCGTGCCGCCCACGGCGCGGACGCTCGCCTCTCCGTCAGGAAGATGAGGCAGGGACATGAGTCCGGGAAAACTGGCCGACGCATCGCCCCGGCCCAATGTCAAGGGTTAAGTCTGAGGGTTGAATTCACTCCGGAAGCCCGCATTCCTGTAGACGAACCTTCCGATCCACACCAGCGCTCCATAGTATGTGGTGGCTAGAGGCATCCCCGCCCCTTGACCGCCGTTCACCCGGCGGTCCGTCCGGATCCCCCTCCGGATGGACAGTACTGAACCGGAAGCTGACAGCATGCAACCGTCTCCATCCTCGCCCCCGTCCATCGCGCCCGAACGACGTGTCACCGAACGGCTTTCAGACCAGCACGACGCGCAAGACCAGCACGACCAGCCCCGACGTCTCGGCCCCACACCGGGGATCCACGCCACCGGGCTGTCTGCGCCCGAAGCCGTGGCCCTCCCCGACCTGGCACCGCTCGACCTCTCCTGGCTGGACCCGGGGGCAGACGGCCGCTGGATGGAGTCCCCGGATGAGGCAACCCGGGCCCTCGGCAGGATCCTGGACGGCCACGGTACCGGCGGGGCGATTGTGACCGGCGAACTCGGAGACCGCCGCGAGACCATCGAATCAGCCCTCTCAGGGGTCAGCCCGGACCGGGCGGTCTTCCGGCTCCACGGCAGCCCCTTCGCGGCAGCCACCCCGTACGGAGCCCTGGCCATCCTGCTCTCGGGATTGAACGAGGCGCCCCCGGCGCAGATCCACGGCATGGTCCGGGCCCTGGCCGACTATCTGGGATCGCCCGGAGAACAGCCGGCCATCGTGATCGTGTCCCAGGCGGACCAGATCGACCCGGACACCATCACCGTCCTGGCCCAGCTGTCCCAGATCAACCGCATCACCCTGGTGGTGCACTGCGACCGGCCGACGGAGGTCCCCGTCGACCTGGCAGCCCTGCGCCGCTTGGGGACCCTGACCGGGATCACGGTCTGGCCTCTGACCCCCACGGCGAGTCACGGTCTGCTCGAAGAGGTGCTCGGGGGAACCGTGTCCCGATTCGCCTCGACCGTGCTGTGGCAGCACAGCTCGGGATCCGTCCATCGGTTGCGGCAGCTGGCCCGGGACTGCGTGGTCTCCGGGAAGCTGCGGCGCATCGATTCCAGTTGGGTCCTCGCTCCCGGGCCGCTGCCCCGCTCCACCTCGGGAGGAGCCTCGACCGCAGTATTGCGTGACCTTCCGGTGCGCCAGCGAGCGCTGCTGGAGATGCTGGCGATCTGCGGGCCCATGCGCGTCGGTGACCTCATCCACACGGGCTTCGCCGCCGAACTCGATGAGCTCGATGACGACCGGGTGCTCGAGATCAGGAACGGCCACAGCGGCCGGCTGGCCCTGGTCACCTCCGTGCAGGCGGCAGAGATCCTGGCGGCCATCGAACCGGACCGTCACCGTGAGCTGGCCAGCACCCTCGAGGCCCTCGACCCCGGGTACCTCAGTGTGCTCCGGGCGGCCCAGGATCTGGTGGCCATCGGCGATGCCGAGGGAGCCATCTCCCTGTTCTCCGAAGTCGGCCGGGCCTCGGGTGGCCGGCCGCGGGCATCCCTGACAACGGGCCGGGTCCACCTGGCCTGGGCCGAGTCACGGGCCCGGGCCGTGGTGGGGGACCTGGACGGTGCCGACGCGGCGATCCGCAGTTGCCCGGAACAGTCCGCCGTGCTCAGCGTGCAGGCCGCAGCCCTGGCCGTCGCCCGCGGAGACCTCCGTGAGGCGTTGGCCTGCTTGGACGTGGTTCCGGCCGAACACCGCCCTGAATTGCTCGACGCCGGCGGCGTGTTCTTCACGAGTGAGGCCATCCACTTCCGCGCCAGGTCCATCCGTGCCGAGGCGCTGGCCATGGCGGACGATCAGACCGGCGCCCTGGACATCCTGACCTCGCTGGACCGGGAACTCACCGGCTTCCGGACCCTGGGAATCATCAACGACGTCCTCAGCCCCTACGAGCGGGCCGTGATAGCGGAGTCCATGCTGACCGTCCTGCTGTCCTGCGGGCAGTCGCAGCGATGCCGGGAGCTGGCCGAGGCGGTCCTGGCCGGGCGACATGGAAATCCCCATGCGGTGTTGTTTGCCGATCTCGTCATCGCCGCCCTGGACGCTATGACGGGGTACCGGGACCGTGCCGAGCAACGGGCTTCACGAGCGGCGGCCCAACTGGAGGTGGCGGGCCAACCTCACGACTTCCAGCTGGCGCTCGCCATCCAGGCCTTCTGTGCCACCGACAGGAACGACCCGTCCGGCGCGGACCCCTCCCGACTGCTGGATGCCCGAGTGGAGGGGCATCCGCGAGCGGCGGCGGCCCCGTCCCTGGGACGGCTGGGCTGGCTGGCCGAACTGTTCCTGTGCTGGTCCACGGGCGAGATCCACTCCACCCGGGCGCGGACGGCGAGGGTCCTGGCGCTCGCGGACCGGGCTGCCGGCGAGGGGCTCTACGCCGTGGAGTTCTTCGCGGTGGCCAGCGCGTTCCAATGGGGCGAGACGTGGCTGGCGCCGCGGCTGGCCGAGACGGCCGCTGGCACCCAGACGCTCACCTCCCTGCCGAATCTGCTGATGTCCCGCTCGGTGCTCGAGAACGATCCGGACCTGCTGTACCGGTCCTTGGAGCAGTTGGCGGCGGCGGGGTACGCGGGGCATCTCGGGCGCATCAGCTCACCCCTGCTCAAGGATGTGCCGCACGCCCAGTTGCGGCGCCTGGCCGAGACCGCGGCTGCCTCAGGGCGCAGGGGCGGCGCGGAGACCGAGGACCTGGAGG comes from Citricoccus muralis and encodes:
- a CDS encoding ABC transporter ATP-binding protein, producing MTTAVNQPVAGTPLIELTGLNVVLPTGERSEVEAVKSVDLVVHDGERVGLVGESGSGKSVTGRSIAGLLPTSPRVRVSGSIRIRGQEMVGAPARTWNEVRRKTVGMIFQDPLTFLNPTMRVGRQVAESIPDRRLVRSGAGGDRTARDRAVFRFLRQAGLPDAEQVAASFPHELSGGMRQRVLIAIAIAKEPSLVLADEPTTALDATVQQHVLRTLDETVAELGTSLMLISHDLAVVAGMTDRVYVMYAGRIVEEGPTAQVLAEPRHEYTQALLRSVRSLTDQDTDLYSIPLALRQRFAEEPSHVA
- a CDS encoding ATP-binding cassette domain-containing protein, with amino-acid sequence MLLEAIDVSKTFRSRRSSAPVHAVQNATLQARPGEFVAIVGESGSGKSTLARLLLDLLDPSEGSIQLDGREVGSMDRTERRAYRRSVQAVLQDPAGSLNPRKRVAQAIGEVIRLHGMARGSAETRHRVTEVLELVGMEPAAAFMDRFPHELSGGQRQRVLIARAIALDPRIIVADEAVSALDASVKAGVLAVMADLKDRLGVGYVFITHDLPVVQKVADHVYVMRHGRILEHGPKDEIFANPSHPYTRELLAASPALP
- a CDS encoding ABC-F family ATP-binding cassette domain-containing protein, whose amino-acid sequence is MAHLLGAENIGISFGTRTVLDSVSIGVDEGDRIGLVGRNGDGKSTLMRILAGQQDPDDGRVTRRGGTTLGVLDQRDDLDPEDTVQHAVVGDVPDHVWASDAKVRDVMGGLLGGLDWGRTVGTLSGGQRRRTALARLLAGSDDLIFLDEPTNHLDVEGVAWLAEHLKTRWRATDGGLLVVTHDRWFLDEVCTRTWEVHDATVEPFDGGYAAWMLARVERDRAASVIEGKRQQLVKKELAWLRRGAPARTAKPKFRIEAANAVIADVPEPRDSVSLSKMATARLGKDVLDLEDVTYSVPVPDGGGSRTLFDDVTLRLAPGERVGIVGVNGAGKSTLMRLLDGQLTPDSGRIRRGKTVQTAILTQDVTELDEVRHLRVAEVMSQEGNSFQVGGKDLSPGQLLEQLGFGTSRQWTPVADLSGGERRRLQLLRLMVGSPNVLMLDEPTNDLDTDTLAAVEDMLDGWPGTLVVVSHDRYLLERVTDHQLALLGDGQIRDLPGGVEQYLQLRAAQESGGTGFGGTGTGAAGSGAGVGKAGGGDAEQSGVSEAEKRAARKEAAKLEKQLARMTQEEAALHERMATLSAAGDLGALAEANAQLQELHERKDEAEMAWLEAGEVAEG
- a CDS encoding ABC transporter substrate-binding protein, whose protein sequence is MRTPQKRTTGLLAVLAAGALALTACTGGTAGGGGGNAAEGGERVYVQAIADDPMGLNAQLISGATPSMFSAQILDPLIFLSQDYEMTPGLAESWELSDDGLDLTLVLREGVTWHDGEPFTAEDVAFNFEEIVPLQSFGAQIGERLESAEVVDEHTVVLHLSEPFGPLLETVASQFMVPKHIYEGTDYVTNQANMEPIGTGPMVFDSYSSGEQVTLTANPDYWGGEVQVDRAVYPIMTDPNARAEALFAGEVDQASVDVSQQGRVSDDPTTLLLEESNFPQLVTVMFNAQSEYLEDPAVRAAVFAALDREAIVDTALSGIGTPANGFFPEALEWAVSPNVDFSQDFPRDVDAINETLDEAGFERGADGMRFTLNVRYINELSDVAATVEMAESMLEEVGIGIEMQGTSGAVFTEKVYTESEFDLAFLRSTVGADPSIGIVRWYECNDQKAAAANPSGLCDPEIDAAAAEALATSVQAERGVALTALQDRAAEMMYYAPLAWFNGAFPTINTTRWQGQDEPTSMTNRMPWTTMTMEG